The genomic DNA ACAGAAAAGGGGGGAACACACATAAGCATAAGCGCTCGCCGTTTCATACGCTTGGTCCCAAGCGGTAAGATGCCGACACATCCGAATAACTTTTCCGCCATGCGCGCTGCCCGTTCGATCAATCAGTTGATGCTCAGCTATGCCCTCGGCTATTGTCCTTGGTCGCCGCCAGTGCCGCGCTCGGCGGCAGCGCCTTGTATCTTTGGCGGCAGGCAAGTGAAGAATCGCTGCGCATCAATGCGATGATCGAACAGGTCCAGGAAATGCGCGGCAACCTGTATCGCCAGGTCAAAGAAGTGTTCGACGCCGTATTTCTCGACGATGACGCGGCGATCGTGCAATACCGCGAATATGAACAGCGCATAGACGCAGGTTTTGCCACCCTCCAGAAAATCGCCCGGGAGCCGGAGCAGGACGCGGTTGCCGGCCTCGCCGACGCTTACCGGGAGGTCAAAGCGGAAGCCGATGGCTTGCTCGCCTCGGACGCGGAATTACCCTCGGCGGCGCGGCGGAAATTGTTCGATACCGATCTCGAACTGGGGGCTTTCGGCGCGTATGAACTCGCGTTCGAGCGGATCGAGCGTCTGGTCAACGCGCAGAAAGCGCAATCGCGCAGTCGCCTGACGATATTGAACCGGCTGGCGCCGCTGCTACTTGCGCTGCCGATTCTGCTCGCTATCGGGCTGTTCATCTACTCGCGTCTGTTTCTGCAACGCGCGATCGTACGCCCGCTGCTGGCGGCGCAAAGTGCGACGACCATGATCAGCCGCTGCGATCTCGCCCAGCACGTGCCCGAACGCGGTGCGGCCGAACTCGTCATGCTCGCGCAATCGGTCAATCATATGGCCGCGGACCTGGCTGATAGCCGGGCGGCTCTGCTGCGCGCCGAGAAGCAGTCGACGCTTGCCGCGCTGGTGCCTGTTGTCGCGCACAATATCCGCAATCCGCTCGCCAGCATCCGCGCGACTGCCCAGGTTCTCGGCGATCCGGCGCTGTCCGCGGAACTGCGCGACGGCTTGCACGACATCATCGCCACCGCTGACCGCCTCGATCGCTGGACCCATGCTCTGCTCTCGTATCTGAACTCCTTGCAGCCGCAGCGCACGGCGTGCAAGTTGCCCGAGTTGCTCGACGACGTGCTGCAGCTTTTGCGCGCTCGTCTCATCGAGAAAAACATCAGCGTCGAACGCCAGGGCTGGAGCAATGCGCCGGGCGCCCTGCTCGATACG from Burkholderiales bacterium includes the following:
- a CDS encoding HAMP domain-containing protein, producing the protein MVAASAALGGSALYLWRQASEESLRINAMIEQVQEMRGNLYRQVKEVFDAVFLDDDAAIVQYREYEQRIDAGFATLQKIAREPEQDAVAGLADAYREVKAEADGLLASDAELPSAARRKLFDTDLELGAFGAYELAFERIERLVNAQKAQSRSRLTILNRLAPLLLALPILLAIGLFIYSRLFLQRAIVRPLLAAQSATTMISRCDLAQHVPERGAAELVMLAQSVNHMAADLADSRAALLRAEKQSTLAALVPVVAHNIRNPLASIRATAQVLGDPALSAELRDGLHDIIATADRLDRWTHALLSYLNSLQPQRTACKLPELLDDVLQLLRARLIEKNISVERQGWSNAPGALLDTQLMDRLCMAC